A single Struthio camelus isolate bStrCam1 chromosome 6, bStrCam1.hap1, whole genome shotgun sequence DNA region contains:
- the TMBIM1 gene encoding protein lifeguard 3 has protein sequence MSQPSAPPPYDDKNPLYPPPPGPYPQPPHYGGGYPQPGGYPVAGGYSAPGGYPQPGMAMPTMPMRFGDGYGGDGAGDGAPFQSGDWDDKKVRHTFIRKVYAIISLQLLVTVGIIAVFTFVSPVRSFVQRNVAVYYASYAVFLVTYLVLACCQGPRRRFPWNIILLSIFTLAMGFMTGTIASMYRTNAVLIAMLITAIVAIIVTVFCFQTKVDFTSCPGLFCVLGIVVMVTGIVTAIVLSFKYVPWLHMLYAAIGAIAFTLFLAYDTQLVLGNRKNTLSPEEYVYGALTIYTDIVYIFTSILQLVGRD, from the exons ATGTCGCAGCCCAGCGCGCCCCCTCCGTACGATGACAAGAACCCCCTGtaccccccgccccccgggccttacccccagcccccccactaCGGTGGGGGGTACCCGCAGCCGGGGGGGTACCCCGTGGCAGGGGGGTACTCAGCGCCGGGGGGGTACCCCCAGCCGGGGATGGCCATGCCCACCATGCCCATGCGGTTTG gtGACGGCTACGGCGGCGACGGCGCGGGGGACGGCGCCCCTTTCCAATCGGGCGACTGGGATGACAAGAAGGTGCGGCACACCTTCATCCGCAAG GTCTATGCCATcatctctctgcagctcctggtgACAGTGGGGATCATCGCCGTGTTCACCTTCGT CTCCCCAGTCCGCTCCTTCGTCCAGAGGAACGTCGCTGTCTACTACGCCTCGTA CGCCGTGTTCCTCGTAACCTACCTGGTGctggcctgctgccagggccccCG GAGACGCTTCCCCTGGAACATCATCCTGCTGAGCATCTTC acGCTGGCCATGGGGTTCATGACGGGGACGATCGCCAG CATGTACAGGACCAACGCCGTCCTCATTGCTATGCTCATCACTGCCATCGTGGCCATCATTGTCACCGTCTTCTGCTTCCAGACCAAG GTTGATTTTACATCGTGTCCTGGGCTCTTCTGCGTGCTGGGCATCGTGGTGATGGTCACCGGGATCGTCACGGCCATCGTCCTCTCTTTCAAATAC GTCCCCTGGCTCCACATGCTGTATGCGGCCATCGGAGCCATCGCCTTCACCCTG TTCCTAGCCTACGACACCCAGCTGGTGCTGGGGAACAGGAAGAACACGCTGAGCCCCGAGGAGTACGTCTACGGTGCCCTGACCATCTACACCGACATTGTGTATATCTTCACCTCCATACTGCAGCTTGTGGGCCGGGACTAG
- the LOC104153726 gene encoding uncharacterized protein: MAAVLGGLRGLAAPAGARLLRRGCQPAAESRAGSAGGGQLPEGVEYIPTRKGKNPMKMVGVAWAIGLPSGIVLFLLAKQQVDKNRLEQLKIRRKMMGSNEGKYETERYKRAVRGA; encoded by the exons ATGGCGGCGGTACTCGGCGGACTGCGGG ggctggcggccccggcgggggcccgGCTCCTCCGGCGGGGCTGCCAGCCGGCGGCAGAGTCacgggccggctcggcgggcggcgggcagctccCCGAGGGGGTGGAGTACATCCCCACGCGCAAGGGCAAGAACCCCATGAAGATGGTCGGGGTGGCCTG GGCCATCGGGTTACCCTCTGGCATCGTGCTTTTCCTCCTGGCCAAGCAGCAAGTGGACAAAAACCGCCTGGAGCAGCTCAAGATCCGCCGGAAGATGATGGGATCCAACGAGGGCAAGTACGAAACAGAGCGATACAAGAGGGCAGTCAGGGGGGCATAG
- the ARPC2 gene encoding actin-related protein 2/3 complex subunit 2 isoform X2 codes for MVSISLKFYKELQEHGADEVLKKVYGNYLVNPESGYNVSLLYDLENLPADKDAIVHQAGMLKRNCFASVFEKYFKFQEEGKEGEKRAVIHYRDDETMYVEAKKDRVTVVFSTVFKDDDDVVIGKVFMQEFKEGRRASHTAPQVLFSHREPPLELKDTDAAVGDNIGYITFVLFPRHTNAAARDNTINLIHTFRDYLHYHIKCSKAYIHTRMRAKTSDFLKVLNRARPDAEKKEMKTITGKTFTTR; via the exons GTATTGAAGAAAGTCTATGGAAACTACTTGGTAAATCCTGAATCAG GTTACAATGTCTCTTTGCTCTACGACCTGGAAAACCTTCCCGCAGACAAGGATGCTATTGTGCACCAAGCTGGCATGTTGAAGCGCAACTGCTTTGCTTCGGTCTTTGAGAAGTATTTCAAATTCCAGGAAGAGggcaaagaaggagagaaaagagctgtcaTCCACTACAGGGATGATGAGACAAT GTATGTCGAGGCAAAAAAGGACCGCGTCACAGTTGTGTTCAGCACGGTATTTAAGGATGACGACGACGTGGTGATCGGAAAAGTGTTTATGCAG GAGTTCAAGGAGGGTCGCCGGGCCAGTCACACAGCCCCACAGGTGCTCTTCAGCCACAGGGAGCCGCCCTTGGAGCTGAAAGACACAGATGCGGCCGTCGGAGACAATATTGGCTACATCACCTTCG TGCTGTTCCCCCGTCACACCAATGCTGCTGCCAGAGACAACACCATAAACCTGATCCACACATTCCGGGACTACCTGCACTATCACATCAAGTGCTCGAAG GCCTATATTCACACGCGTATGAGGGCAAAAACGTCGGATTTCCTCAAGGTGCTGAACCGTGCCCGTCCAGacgcagagaagaaagaaatgaaaacaatcaC GGGGAAGACATTCACAACCCGTTAA
- the AAMP gene encoding angio-associated migratory cell protein produces MEPAEEPGALGFHGDEEIIEVVELGPPGPDDLADEMEDVDFDEGADEPDAEAWETEEDDEGVEDSMEAQDDSEVTFSLHSASVFCVSLDPKTNTLAVTGGEDDKAFVWRLSDGELLFECSGHKDSVTCAGFSHDSVFVATGDMSGLIKVWQVDTKEEVWSFEVGDLEWMEWHPQAHVLLAGTADGNSWMWKIPSGDCKTFQGPACPATCGKILPDGKRAVVGYEDGTMRIWDLKQGTSLHVLKGQDGHQDPLTCVASNQDGSLIMTGSVDCHAKLINSATGKVVCVFKMESIAPKPPAGEGEEAESNSVESLGFCNVMPLAAVGYLDGTLAIYDLSTQSLRHKCQHESGIVQLLWEESSAVVYTCSLDGAVRLWDARSGKMISEYRGHSAEILDFAVNKDASIVVTTSGDHQAKVFCVQRPDR; encoded by the exons ATGGAGCCCGCGGAGGAGCCGGGCGCGCTGGGCTTCCACGGCGACGAGGAGATCATCGAGGTGGTGGAGCTGGGCCCGCCCGGGCCGG ATGACCTGGCCGACGAGATGGAGGACGTGGACTTTGATGAGGGGGCAGATGAGCCTGATGCCGAGGCTTGGGAGACAGAAGAGGATGATGAGGGGGTGGAGGACAGCATGGAGGCGCAGGACGACAGCGAGGTCACGTTCTCCCTGCACTCAG cttctgttttctgtgtgagCCTTGACCCCAAGACCAACACACTGGCGGTGACAGGTGGGGAGGATGACAAGGCCTTCGTGTGGCGCCTGAGTGATGGAGAGCTCCTGTTTGAATGCTCAG GACACAAGGACTCAGTCACTTGTGCTGGCTTCAGTCACGACTCTGTGTTTGTGGCCACAGGCGATATGTCCGGGCTCATCAAAGTGTGGCAAGTGGATACCAAGGAAGAAGTGTGGTCCTTTGAGGTGGGGGACTTGGAG TGGATGGAGTGGCATCCTCAAGCCCATGTCCTTCTGGCGGGCACAGCCGATGGCAACTCCTGGATGTGGAAGATCCCCAGCGGAGACTGCAAAACCTTCCAGGGCCCTGCGTGCCCGGCCACGTGTGGCAAGATCCTGCCTGATG GGAAGAGAGCGGTGGTTGGATATGAAGATGGGACCATGCGCATCTGGGACCTGAAGCAGGGAACCTCGCTGCATGTCCTGAAAG GCCAGGACGGCCACCAGGACCCCTTGACATGCGTGGCCAGCAACCAGGATGGCAGTTTGATCATGACGGGCTCTGTGGACTGTCATGCCAAGCTGATCAACTCTGCCACGGGCAAG GTGGTGTGCGTGTTCAAGATGGAGAGCATCGCCCCCAAGCCCCCTGCCGGTGAGGGTGAGGAGGCTGAGTCCAACTCTGTGGAGTCTCTGGGCTTCTGTAACGT GATGCCACTGGCTGCTGTGGGCTACTTGGATGGCACATTGGCTATCTATGACCTCTCCACGCAGAGTTTGAGACATAAATGCCAACATGAG TCAGGGAttgtgcagctgctgtgggagGAGAGCTCGGCTGTGGTGTACACCTGCAGCCTGGatggggctgtgcggctctgggACGCCCGCTCGGGGAAGATGATCAGTGAGTACCGAGGGCACTCAGCCGAAATCCTCGACTTCGCTGTCAACAA GGATGCCTCCATCGTGGTGACGACCTCCGGCGACCACCAAGCCAAAGTGTTCTGTGTCCAGCGCCCAGATcgctag